The segment TTGCGGGGGCTATTTTTAGAATTGACGGTGCAGGACGTGACCTTACAGAGTATAACGCCCTTACATTTTGGGCCAGGGCAAGTCAGTCAGCCACCATTGCTGAAGTTGGTTTCGGTCAGGATTTTTTAGGTGATACTTTCCGCGCCTTTGCAACCAACCTGAGTTTTACCACGCAATGGAAAAAATTTATTATTCCTTTGCCTGATCCTTCCCGGCTAACGCAAGAGCGAGGCGTATTTCAATTTGCCGCGGGCGGTATCGGACCTGCAGGGCAAGAAGTTGGCTATTCCTTTTGGATTGATGAATTACGGTTTGAAAAACTCGGAACGGTGGCGCATCCATTACCAAAAATACTCAACGGCAATAACCAGGTTACCGCATCATTTAATGGTGTCACTATTCCCGTTACCGGTACAAGTGTTACGTATAATGTAAATGGCCTTGATGTGCCGGTTTATGCAGCGCCCGCTTATTTCAATTTTGCATCTTCCAATCCATCGGTTGCAACAGTGAATAACCTTGGCGCAATAACGGTATTAAGTGCAGGCACAACAACGATCACCGGCTCCATCGGAACGGGCAGCAGTCAAATGAATGCTTTGGGTTCCCTCGTAATTAATTCGGCCGGCCCGTTTATTTCGGCACCTACCCCTCCAGCCAGAAACCCAGCTGATGTTGTATCCATTTTCAGTGATGCTTATAACAACGTACAGGTAGATAACTACAATGGCTTTTTTCAATTCGCCACCACCCAGGGCGGTGCCATAAACATTGCAGGCGATAATATCCTGAGTTATACCAGCCTGAATTTTGTCAGCATCAACATGTTCAACTCCCCAAATGTGGATGCTTCCGCCATGACACACATGCATGTAGATATAAACGTGCGTGAAGCTGTTAATCCGGGAGATTTCATCAGGATAGTGTTAATCAATAATAACGGGCCGACAGAAACATCAGCCAGCATAAACCTGGTTGATTACAAACCGTTGTTGCAGAACCAATGGGTAAGTTATGACATACCGCTCAATAATTTTGTTGGCTTGGGCGCACGGAATGATATCGATTTGATATTCTTTGTTTCAGATGCCACCATATCCAGCATTTATGTAGACAATGTGTACTTCTACAGATGACCGATAAACGAAAAAACTAAAACCAGAAAAAATGAAGATCGGTACCTATACTTCTTTTAATCAAATGCTGATTGTAACCGTTGGGTTGGCATTAGCATTTAGTTGTGATAACCAAAATGAACTCCCCGACAGGGGCTATACTTTAGTGTGGTCGGATGAATTTAACGGAAACAGCGGAGATCCGCCAAATCCAAATTTTTGGTCATATGACATTGGCCGGGGTATCAATGGATGGGGTAACAATGAATTGCAGTTTTACACCAACCGCCCTCAAAATATTTCGCTTGATGGCCGCGGTAACATGGTGATCACGGCCATTAAAGAATCCTACCAAGGCAGTGCATATACATCGGCACGAATTAAAACAAAGGGGTTAAAAGAATTTAAATATGGCCGTGTGGAGGCTCGTTTAAAAACTCCTTACAGCCAAGGCTTGTGGCCGGCCTTCTGGGTGCTCGGTAACAATATCGATGAGGTAAGCTGGCCGCAATGTGGTGAAATTGACATCATGGAACTAAGGGGACAGCAACCCA is part of the Cyclobacteriaceae bacterium genome and harbors:
- a CDS encoding Ig-like domain-containing protein translates to MKNFRYALGALLTFVAFGCTREIEDLPLAKFSKTSYIFNDTFVGLGSNFYFPYAGAKPDVFSVDQRESYLGNASIRIDVPNANDPGGNFAGAIFRIDGAGRDLTEYNALTFWARASQSATIAEVGFGQDFLGDTFRAFATNLSFTTQWKKFIIPLPDPSRLTQERGVFQFAAGGIGPAGQEVGYSFWIDELRFEKLGTVAHPLPKILNGNNQVTASFNGVTIPVTGTSVTYNVNGLDVPVYAAPAYFNFASSNPSVATVNNLGAITVLSAGTTTITGSIGTGSSQMNALGSLVINSAGPFISAPTPPARNPADVVSIFSDAYNNVQVDNYNGFFQFATTQGGAINIAGDNILSYTSLNFVSINMFNSPNVDASAMTHMHVDINVREAVNPGDFIRIVLINNNGPTETSASINLVDYKPLLQNQWVSYDIPLNNFVGLGARNDIDLIFFVSDATISSIYVDNVYFYR
- a CDS encoding glycoside hydrolase family 16 protein, whose protein sequence is MKIGTYTSFNQMLIVTVGLALAFSCDNQNELPDRGYTLVWSDEFNGNSGDPPNPNFWSYDIGRGINGWGNNELQFYTNRPQNISLDGRGNMVITAIKESYQGSAYTSARIKTKGLKEFKYGRVEARLKTPYSQGLWPAFWVLGNNIDEVSWPQCGEIDIMELRGQQPSIIAGSIHGPGYSAGNAIGKSFHLIDARFDTEYHVFAVEWGPDFIDFFVDKNLYQRLSPANLPNASEWVFDKPFFILLNVAVGGDYVGAPSTNSRFPQTMIVDYVRVYQ